Proteins encoded by one window of Palaeococcus ferrophilus DSM 13482:
- a CDS encoding DUF5305 family protein yields the protein MRLREYRLLSAVKAYGLPLVVLFIILSAYFAYAYAQTPAVARSSRTVSEPFYSWSGGLSGGGIITAENPLWPVGSEVSLPLYPTDVSELAELNFHFEVSGKDVNLEFNRELKVVYYIAYDNHRVIEETYASVSNVSNGQGFADELRLNITDIAKRIAETRSVLRLPRETAGVEIVGTVHYSGTVGGRGIRGNQTFRGEIKFPYEGFYSISGDAKNGTITRSRTVTESYPVNGRKRAILLTLSGVFGILALTSLIVWRRFDPETYSVRELELLEQEAKLAKWVSRGRLENFESTTRIKFESLRDLVDAAIDMNARVLYDRKNGTYFFLHEGILYYYSRPSFRQLKNRPKH from the coding sequence ATGCGGTTAAGAGAGTACCGTCTCCTAAGCGCGGTTAAAGCCTACGGACTCCCCCTCGTCGTCCTCTTCATTATTCTCTCCGCGTACTTCGCCTACGCCTACGCTCAAACGCCCGCAGTGGCACGGAGTAGCCGCACCGTAAGCGAGCCCTTCTACAGCTGGAGCGGGGGACTCTCGGGAGGAGGCATCATAACGGCAGAGAACCCGCTTTGGCCCGTGGGCTCGGAGGTATCGCTCCCCCTGTACCCCACGGACGTATCGGAACTGGCCGAGCTCAACTTCCACTTCGAGGTCTCCGGGAAGGATGTGAACCTTGAGTTCAACCGCGAGCTCAAGGTGGTGTACTACATAGCCTACGATAACCACCGTGTCATCGAGGAGACCTACGCCTCGGTCTCTAATGTGAGCAACGGCCAGGGGTTCGCGGATGAGCTGAGGCTCAACATCACGGACATAGCGAAGCGGATAGCGGAGACGCGCTCCGTCCTTCGCCTTCCGAGGGAAACGGCGGGCGTTGAGATAGTGGGCACGGTGCACTACTCGGGCACGGTGGGGGGTAGGGGCATTAGGGGCAACCAGACCTTCAGGGGCGAGATAAAGTTCCCCTACGAGGGATTCTACTCCATAAGCGGCGACGCCAAGAACGGGACCATTACAAGGAGCAGAACCGTAACGGAGAGCTATCCCGTGAACGGCAGGAAGCGCGCCATCCTCCTTACGCTATCGGGCGTTTTTGGAATTCTCGCGCTGACTTCCCTTATCGTCTGGCGGCGCTTTGATCCGGAAACTTACAGCGTCCGGGAGCTTGAACTCCTGGAGCAGGAGGCCAAGCTCGCCAAGTGGGTGAGCAGGGGAAGGCTGGAGAACTTTGAGAGCACCACGAGAATCAAATTCGAGAGCCTTAGGGACCTTGTGGATGCCGCAATAGACATGAACGCCCGCGTCCTTTACGACAGGAAAAACGGCACGTACTTCTTCCT
- a CDS encoding type II toxin-antitoxin system CcdA family antitoxin — translation MVRKVRTTVLISRELHQKAKERGINLSKLLERALMIELELLESIDLKREELLRQRLLEDKVKNGDERVTDGMMSLEPPDG, via the coding sequence ATGGTTAGAAAAGTCAGGACAACTGTACTTATCTCTAGGGAGCTTCACCAAAAGGCAAAGGAGAGGGGCATAAACTTGAGCAAGCTTCTTGAAAGGGCCTTGATGATAGAGCTAGAACTTCTAGAAAGTATTGACTTGAAAAGGGAGGAGCTCTTGAGGCAAAGGCTCTTAGAGGATAAAGTTAAGAATGGGGATGAAAGAGTGACTGATGGGATGATGAGTCTGGAGCCCCCTGATGGATGA
- a CDS encoding type I restriction endonuclease subunit R, with protein MGEGRMSTPEERISEYPFINILSRELGWEYVPPSELKKERDYNSALLKDRLMRTLLRINAGKISEEDAEQIIKKLEYLPHTIEGNREFLEILKNGLSFKPKGSKFHRTIWLIDYKNLGNNEFLVTRQFYIKEGENRRRPDIVLFINGIPVVVIEVKSPTTESETLEVAYQQIKDYESAVPKLFVFNQFNIISDWTEVLYAPTFSDAPLDMWGRWKDPYPHKLDVTYYEDPIKVTAYGMLSKENLIDLIRNFIFFRHEKNKLVKIISRYMQFRATNKIHDRILRTYLGEGNKKTGLIWHTQGSGKSLTMFFTAWKLYRTEELDNPTIVIVVDRDNLEQQMFETFQKHKFNVKRASSIPKLIEMLYNNERGIILTTVQKFQEPRESEDKERTRRYREMFEALKSGNHPVNKRQNVIILTDESHRSQYGVLAINMRAMLSNAFIFGFTGTPIAKDERNTFEKFNPPGELYLDRYSIEESIRDGFTVPIYYQYKGVKYKVDKELADKLFESEFWMLDEETKKKLQKKVDRRLLLKLRKRIELVAKDIAEHYQKYIEPLGFKGQVVAVNRWACAYYKEELDKYLPPEWSEVVFSPRDDDPQELRKYHKSKEKIEEIVEKFRHGDTPKLLIVTNMLLTGFDAPVNQVMYLDKYLRDHNLLQAIARVNRPAPGKEFGLVVDYSGVFENLKEVLNFYQEDIKGVAYNYDSLKEGFKNLYNELVEFLGGVNQVNKNTLDYFVINYLRDPARAKFFEEKYQQLAKLFEFISPDPFLAPYLDTYKKITAIYKAYVRKYKGKKGRKFREYYKKTEKIIERSVEAKEIEDKFPVIKFDVDYLEKLSSKVKKGEANDSKLIDLTVVLKKWSERNKNKGPAYQKLSERIEKLIKRIYENAEKIQEFSKQLHEVAQEVIEIEKEPMKYGLSSEEFLLMSFLHEKLGVDKQTARKYVLELKEELKGKMFSGWTTRESARAEVEQSVRLFLLVKLAERNLEPSELERTLDTIHHEFFELLVENFDEGWK; from the coding sequence GTGGGGGAGGGGAGGATGTCAACTCCTGAAGAGAGGATATCTGAGTATCCATTTATCAATATCCTGTCCAGGGAACTCGGCTGGGAGTATGTGCCTCCTTCAGAATTAAAGAAGGAGAGGGACTACAACTCAGCTCTTCTTAAAGACAGACTAATGAGGACCCTCCTTAGGATAAATGCTGGGAAGATATCTGAGGAAGATGCAGAGCAGATAATTAAAAAGCTGGAGTATCTCCCCCACACTATAGAAGGGAACAGGGAGTTTCTGGAGATTTTGAAGAATGGTCTTTCTTTCAAACCCAAAGGTTCAAAGTTCCACAGAACAATATGGTTAATTGATTATAAGAATCTTGGGAATAATGAGTTCTTGGTAACTAGGCAGTTCTATATTAAAGAGGGTGAGAATAGGAGAAGGCCAGACATTGTTCTGTTCATTAATGGAATTCCAGTTGTGGTGATTGAGGTCAAAAGCCCTACTACTGAAAGTGAAACCCTTGAAGTTGCATACCAGCAGATAAAAGATTATGAATCTGCTGTTCCCAAGCTGTTTGTTTTTAATCAATTCAACATCATCTCAGATTGGACTGAGGTTCTTTATGCTCCAACCTTTTCAGATGCCCCCTTGGACATGTGGGGAAGATGGAAAGACCCCTATCCTCACAAGCTTGATGTGACTTATTATGAAGACCCCATTAAAGTGACTGCATATGGTATGCTGTCAAAGGAGAACCTGATTGACCTAATTAGAAATTTCATATTCTTTAGGCATGAGAAAAATAAGCTTGTAAAGATTATATCTAGGTACATGCAGTTCAGAGCAACAAATAAAATCCATGACAGGATTCTCAGGACTTATCTTGGTGAGGGCAACAAAAAGACTGGACTTATATGGCACACCCAAGGTTCAGGAAAAAGTTTGACCATGTTTTTCACAGCTTGGAAACTATACAGGACAGAAGAGCTTGACAATCCAACCATTGTCATAGTGGTTGACAGAGATAATTTGGAACAACAAATGTTTGAGACATTCCAAAAGCACAAGTTCAATGTTAAGAGAGCCTCCTCAATACCAAAATTAATTGAGATGCTATACAATAATGAGAGAGGCATAATACTAACTACTGTTCAAAAGTTCCAAGAGCCTAGAGAATCAGAGGATAAGGAGAGAACAAGGAGATACAGAGAGATGTTTGAAGCCTTGAAGAGTGGAAACCACCCAGTAAACAAGAGGCAGAATGTTATAATTCTAACTGATGAGAGCCACAGGAGCCAGTATGGTGTGTTGGCTATAAACATGAGGGCCATGCTTTCCAATGCATTCATCTTTGGTTTTACTGGTACACCAATAGCAAAGGATGAGAGGAACACCTTTGAAAAATTCAACCCTCCAGGGGAATTATATTTGGACAGGTATTCTATTGAGGAGTCAATAAGGGATGGGTTTACAGTCCCAATTTATTACCAGTATAAGGGAGTCAAATATAAGGTGGACAAGGAGTTAGCTGACAAGTTATTTGAATCAGAGTTCTGGATGCTAGATGAAGAGACAAAGAAGAAACTCCAAAAGAAAGTTGACAGGAGGCTCCTACTTAAGCTCAGGAAAAGGATTGAGCTTGTTGCTAAGGATATTGCAGAGCACTACCAAAAATACATAGAACCATTGGGATTCAAAGGGCAAGTAGTTGCAGTAAATAGATGGGCTTGTGCTTATTACAAAGAGGAGCTGGATAAGTATCTCCCCCCAGAGTGGAGTGAGGTGGTGTTTTCACCAAGGGATGATGACCCACAAGAACTGAGGAAATATCATAAGAGCAAGGAGAAGATTGAAGAAATTGTTGAGAAGTTTAGGCATGGAGACACCCCTAAGCTCCTCATTGTAACAAACATGCTACTAACAGGGTTTGATGCTCCAGTAAATCAGGTCATGTATTTAGACAAATACTTGAGAGACCACAATTTATTACAGGCCATTGCTAGAGTAAACAGGCCTGCACCTGGAAAGGAGTTTGGATTAGTGGTTGATTATAGTGGGGTGTTTGAGAACCTGAAGGAGGTTCTTAATTTTTACCAAGAGGACATCAAAGGTGTGGCATACAATTATGACTCACTAAAAGAGGGCTTCAAGAACCTGTATAATGAACTTGTGGAATTTTTGGGTGGTGTTAACCAAGTTAATAAAAACACCCTTGATTACTTTGTCATTAACTACCTGAGAGACCCGGCTAGGGCCAAGTTCTTTGAGGAGAAATACCAGCAACTTGCAAAATTGTTTGAGTTCATTTCTCCAGACCCATTTTTGGCACCATATCTTGACACTTACAAGAAAATAACTGCCATTTACAAGGCCTATGTAAGAAAATACAAGGGTAAGAAGGGTAGGAAGTTCAGAGAGTATTATAAGAAAACTGAGAAAATAATTGAGAGGAGTGTGGAAGCCAAGGAAATTGAAGATAAATTCCCAGTAATTAAATTTGATGTTGACTACCTGGAGAAGCTGTCATCAAAGGTTAAGAAAGGGGAAGCTAATGACTCAAAACTTATTGACCTCACAGTGGTATTAAAGAAATGGTCTGAGAGAAACAAAAACAAAGGCCCTGCATATCAAAAGTTATCTGAAAGAATTGAGAAGTTGATAAAAAGAATCTATGAAAATGCTGAGAAAATACAGGAATTCAGCAAGCAACTTCATGAAGTAGCTCAGGAAGTCATTGAGATTGAGAAAGAGCCCATGAAATATGGTCTTAGTTCTGAGGAGTTTCTTCTGATGTCATTCCTTCATGAAAAACTAGGTGTTGATAAACAGACAGCAAGGAAGTATGTACTTGAACTGAAAGAGGAACTCAAAGGCAAAATGTTCAGTGGTTGGACTACTAGGGAGAGTGCCAGAGCTGAGGTTGAACAGAGTGTCAGATTGTTCTTGCTGGTTAAATTAGCTGAGAGAAACTTAGAACCTAGTGAGCTTGAAAGGACACTAGATACTATTCACCATGAGTTCTTTGAGCTGTTGGTAGAGAACTTTGATGAGGGTTGGAAGTGA
- a CDS encoding initiation control protein YabA: MKRVICRDLYERIETLERTIEELEEEIIELKAQVRAKTEEATSLAIENQNLRYKLERLKKTHETMVELLKKMKFPVILTDGEE, translated from the coding sequence ATGAAGCGCGTTATCTGCCGGGACCTTTACGAACGCATCGAGACCCTCGAGAGAACCATTGAGGAGCTTGAGGAGGAGATAATTGAGCTCAAAGCCCAGGTGAGGGCCAAAACGGAGGAGGCAACGTCCCTCGCCATAGAGAACCAGAACCTCCGCTACAAGCTTGAGCGCCTGAAGAAGACCCACGAGACAATGGTGGAGCTTCTCAAGAAGATGAAGTTCCCGGTAATACTCACCGATGGGGAGGAGTAA
- a CDS encoding signal peptidase I: MRLKPLVLLLLVSPALIFLAYVPRLTPMVVLSGSMVPLFNPGDIVLLERVNGSEVHVGDVVAFRPPGARDENTFVTHRIVGIVEENGTRYFRTKGDNNEDEDPFLVPGENVYGKAVFSLPYLGYLTRHNPNRRERLAFYFLTVLVPGVILILGELPKLLYYSPRLEREALKLSTWNSRKVEELSPLRLLTVFVVSLVVFTLLLTPSYEGGLNGGRLPVLLLGAGDTGYVYLPPGEAFDGKFGVAVNAVLPVMWLVRAYGVNPFIVRALNLILSGITTLLLHPIWLKEEPKFKLSRRRNKYAVKRVPSPKRG; encoded by the coding sequence ATGAGGCTAAAGCCCCTCGTCCTTCTCCTCCTCGTATCCCCAGCGCTGATTTTTCTCGCCTACGTTCCGAGGCTCACGCCCATGGTGGTTCTGAGCGGCTCGATGGTTCCACTCTTCAACCCCGGGGACATAGTGCTCCTCGAGCGGGTTAACGGGAGCGAGGTTCATGTTGGGGACGTGGTTGCATTCAGGCCCCCCGGCGCGAGGGACGAGAACACCTTCGTGACCCACAGGATAGTGGGAATCGTTGAGGAGAACGGGACGAGGTACTTCAGGACGAAGGGGGACAACAACGAGGACGAAGACCCGTTTCTGGTTCCCGGGGAGAACGTTTACGGAAAAGCCGTGTTCTCGCTCCCCTACCTGGGCTACCTGACGAGGCACAACCCCAACAGGCGCGAGAGGCTCGCCTTTTACTTCCTCACCGTCCTCGTACCTGGTGTGATTCTAATCCTCGGCGAGCTCCCTAAACTGCTCTACTACTCCCCGAGGCTCGAGCGCGAAGCGTTGAAGCTCTCCACGTGGAACTCCAGAAAGGTGGAGGAGCTAAGCCCCCTCCGGCTTCTAACCGTTTTCGTGGTTTCTCTCGTCGTCTTCACGCTCCTGCTGACCCCCTCCTACGAGGGTGGTTTAAACGGGGGAAGGCTCCCCGTCCTCCTGCTCGGGGCGGGGGATACCGGCTACGTCTATCTCCCTCCGGGGGAGGCTTTTGACGGGAAGTTTGGAGTTGCCGTAAACGCCGTCCTCCCCGTAATGTGGCTCGTGAGGGCTTATGGGGTCAATCCTTTTATAGTAAGAGCGCTCAACTTAATACTATCCGGCATAACAACGCTACTCCTCCATCCCATCTGGCTCAAAGAGGAGCCAAAATTCAAACTGAGCCGGAGGAGGAATAAGTATGCGGTTAAGAGAGTACCGTCTCCTAAGCGCGGTTAA
- a CDS encoding winged helix-turn-helix domain-containing protein has protein sequence MRRSKERIVADIIRSTNGKGATKTQIVYRSNLNFKLAQRYLDHLVERGYLRAEQRGRHTIYFATEKGEAFLKRLSEIEREIESMFE, from the coding sequence ATGAGGCGTTCGAAGGAACGGATTGTAGCGGATATCATCAGGTCTACCAACGGTAAGGGGGCCACCAAGACCCAGATTGTCTACCGATCCAATCTGAACTTCAAGCTGGCACAGCGCTACCTCGACCACCTCGTGGAGAGGGGCTACCTCAGGGCGGAGCAGAGGGGCAGGCACACGATTTACTTTGCCACGGAGAAGGGAGAGGCCTTTTTGAAACGTCTGTCCGAGATAGAGAGGGAGATTGAAAGCATGTTCGAATAA
- a CDS encoding TasA family protein — MRTALLAMLLVGIVAVAIGAGTWAQFTSNTAVDNNEIAAGTFNLVNDTGTFTFSNIYPGWENSTTITIENTGSLPGYFNLTIENAAGNQEMLDHLQVSADGGTTWYYVKDSPQLITGQHIGAGATVDVTLMFKLDIETGNAAQGGIVTFDVKVYGAQDVDNDSSTLE; from the coding sequence ATGAGAACGGCTTTGCTGGCCATGTTGTTGGTAGGTATTGTGGCGGTTGCCATCGGGGCAGGGACGTGGGCTCAGTTCACCAGCAACACCGCTGTGGACAACAACGAGATAGCAGCGGGCACTTTTAATCTCGTAAACGATACAGGTACGTTTACCTTCAGCAACATCTACCCTGGATGGGAGAACTCTACAACCATAACTATCGAGAACACCGGTAGCCTGCCTGGATACTTTAACTTGACCATTGAGAACGCTGCTGGTAACCAGGAGATGCTTGACCACCTTCAAGTCTCAGCTGACGGAGGCACCACTTGGTATTATGTGAAGGACAGCCCCCAGTTGATTACTGGACAGCATATTGGAGCCGGAGCTACTGTTGATGTGACCCTCATGTTTAAACTAGACATTGAGACAGGCAATGCTGCCCAGGGTGGGATCGTCACGTTTGACGTGAAGGTCTACGGCGCTCAGGACGTCGATAACGACTCGAGCACCCTAGAGTGA
- a CDS encoding M48 family metallopeptidase, translated as MSIGFYSDIPLLIEVRDVKLARIIIRPDGIVRVVVPAGYDVEQLLSKKREWILQQLSQIEQYQKVALSENFYLFGKPVRLYVRYHTGQSSKLTILNHKVILSVPESRRGQEISLLEKELRKLLRNRLNEVLTQYSRLLGVNYNRVSIKKHRSKWGSCSHKNNLNFNLALLSLPEDTMKYAVLHELVHLIEKKHTKKFWLIVSSLIPDYKKHEKILEEHWIIVWNNEIWRELLNLPLPSVSGV; from the coding sequence GTGAGCATAGGCTTTTACTCAGATATCCCACTTTTAATTGAAGTTAGAGATGTCAAGTTAGCTAGGATAATAATTAGACCTGATGGTATTGTGAGGGTTGTGGTTCCTGCAGGATATGATGTGGAGCAACTATTATCCAAAAAGAGAGAATGGATTCTCCAACAACTCTCACAAATAGAACAGTATCAAAAAGTTGCATTGAGTGAGAACTTTTATCTCTTTGGGAAACCAGTTAGATTATATGTCAGGTACCATACTGGTCAAAGTAGCAAGTTGACCATTCTAAACCACAAGGTCATTTTATCTGTCCCTGAATCTAGAAGGGGACAGGAGATTAGCCTTCTTGAAAAGGAGCTTAGAAAACTACTCAGAAATAGGCTGAATGAAGTTCTAACCCAATATTCAAGACTTTTAGGGGTTAACTACAACAGAGTCTCAATAAAGAAGCACAGGAGTAAGTGGGGTAGCTGTTCTCATAAAAACAATCTTAACTTTAATCTAGCCCTTCTATCCCTTCCAGAGGATACCATGAAATATGCTGTTCTTCATGAGCTTGTCCACTTAATTGAGAAAAAACACACTAAAAAATTCTGGCTTATTGTTAGTTCACTGATTCCAGACTATAAAAAACATGAGAAAATTCTGGAGGAACACTGGATAATTGTGTGGAATAATGAAATTTGGAGAGAGTTATTGAATTTACCACTACCATCTGTTTCTGGGGTATGA
- a CDS encoding SipW-dependent-type signal peptide-containing protein → MFRRLVLTVVILSTLLAYLNLSTFSYFSDTVTIENVTITAGTWEDEPEVDVLYSCPILLLTCGREKDNFKAVPGGWREVPDAKSLFGGQTPQCHRECDALLTNIWLRPEGNITLERVEIEWTGGGELGKFRVGGFVVRDIGQSSPASFEVGAELEDGEWYPLVFKFEDMKLRRKYSFNVTFIFSGNYTRTINFTLGG, encoded by the coding sequence ATGTTCAGGCGGCTCGTCCTCACGGTCGTAATCCTCTCCACCCTTCTCGCCTATCTCAACCTTTCAACATTCTCCTACTTCTCCGACACTGTCACGATAGAGAACGTCACCATAACGGCCGGCACATGGGAGGACGAGCCGGAGGTTGATGTCCTCTACTCCTGTCCCATCCTGCTCCTCACCTGCGGAAGGGAAAAGGATAACTTTAAGGCCGTCCCCGGCGGATGGAGGGAAGTCCCCGACGCAAAGAGCCTCTTCGGCGGGCAAACGCCCCAGTGCCACCGGGAGTGCGACGCCCTTCTGACGAACATATGGCTCCGCCCGGAGGGAAACATCACCCTCGAGAGGGTCGAGATTGAGTGGACGGGGGGCGGAGAGCTGGGGAAGTTCCGCGTGGGCGGTTTTGTGGTGAGGGACATAGGCCAGTCATCACCGGCATCCTTTGAGGTCGGGGCGGAGCTTGAGGATGGGGAGTGGTACCCGCTTGTCTTCAAATTTGAGGACATGAAGCTCCGGAGAAAGTACTCCTTTAACGTAACCTTTATTTTCTCCGGAAACTACACCAGAACCATAAACTTCACACTGGGTGGATGA